In Crinalium epipsammum PCC 9333, the following are encoded in one genomic region:
- a CDS encoding S-layer homology domain-containing protein — MTNHLIFTDIQNHWARDCIVAATARNIFRGYRDGTFRPDEPVSRAEFAVILDTALPKLERLRPSTIFLDVLSNHWAAKAIQAVYQANFLSGYRNRLFKPNQPIPRVQVIAALASGLNYGVSINPSDTLKKYFDDRDQIPSYAVRAIAAATERRIIVNYPKIKRLQPNKNATRGEIAAFICRVLKIPAVPYKYIPGMEFVVIQPQFDAADSFSEGMAQVKIGNKWGYIDKTGKLVISPQFEEANAFSAGLALVKSTIKST; from the coding sequence ATGACAAATCATCTCATCTTTACTGATATTCAAAACCATTGGGCAAGAGATTGTATTGTCGCTGCTACCGCGCGCAATATATTTCGAGGCTACCGAGATGGTACATTTCGCCCTGATGAACCTGTAAGTCGGGCTGAATTCGCTGTAATTTTAGACACAGCATTACCTAAACTAGAACGATTACGCCCTAGCACAATCTTTCTAGATGTACTTAGCAACCATTGGGCTGCAAAAGCAATTCAAGCAGTATATCAGGCAAATTTTCTTTCCGGCTATCGCAACCGTTTGTTTAAACCCAACCAACCGATACCCCGTGTGCAAGTAATAGCCGCGTTAGCTTCAGGGCTAAACTATGGAGTCAGCATTAATCCCAGCGATACCTTAAAAAAGTATTTTGATGATCGAGACCAAATTCCGAGTTATGCTGTTCGAGCGATCGCAGCCGCAACTGAAAGGCGAATAATTGTTAACTACCCCAAGATCAAACGCTTACAGCCTAACAAAAACGCCACTAGAGGGGAAATAGCAGCCTTTATTTGCCGAGTTTTAAAAATTCCGGCTGTGCCATACAAGTATATTCCTGGTATGGAATTTGTTGTTATTCAGCCACAATTTGATGCAGCAGATAGCTTTTCTGAAGGAATGGCACAAGTAAAAATTGGTAATAAATGGGGATATATTGACAAAACTGGCAAGTTAGTGATTTCACCCCAATTTGAAGAAGCTAATGCTTTTTCAGCAGGTTTGGCACTGGTAAAATCCACAATTAAATCTACATAA
- a CDS encoding WG repeat-containing protein, producing MEIRGIWLTTTASQVLNSKQNIASAMDFLAQTGFNVVFPVVWNNGVTTYPSRVMRETFGIEINPQFKGRDPLAELIVEARRVGIAVIPWFEYGFASSYSRNGGEIIAKKPEWAARDYAGNLLSKNGFEWLNAFDIDVQNFLLSLFLEVVKNYEIAGIQGDDRFPALPSEGGYDLKTVELYRQQFNQLPPQDSQDPQWLQWRADILSNFLTRLYQEVININPNLIISMAPSAYPWGLQNYLQDSQSWVELGLVDLIHPQLYRYDFESYKKDIDRVYSNQFTSQQLPHLIPGILLKEATHQINPDDLVQAIAYNRSLGIQGEISFFYEALREDNDALAKILRSDIYSQSPGKFDVKAIKKYGFTSKRIGGNYTYINKSQQVAIQTKFDELEPFSEGMAQVKMGYKWGYIDKTGKLVSRLQFDQSQPFSEGFALVAIKQKYGYIDKKAKLITALQFDDAKSFSQGMAAVKIVDKWGYINTTTKLVIQLQFNDAKSFLQGMAAVKINDKWGYIDKVGSIIIKPQFDDAMQFSENLALIKMGNKLGFIDQTGKIVIEPQFYEADSFSEKLAAVKMGGKWGYINKSGNFIINPEFDFAKPFSEGIAVVNNGGEWQQSPDKKTSYFSGGKWGYIRNLLN from the coding sequence ATGGAAATTCGCGGTATTTGGCTTACTACTACAGCTAGTCAAGTTCTTAACTCCAAGCAAAACATTGCCTCAGCAATGGATTTTCTTGCTCAAACAGGATTCAATGTAGTATTTCCGGTTGTTTGGAATAATGGAGTAACAACTTATCCCAGCCGAGTGATGCGCGAAACCTTTGGAATCGAAATTAACCCACAATTCAAAGGTAGAGATCCTTTAGCAGAATTAATCGTTGAAGCACGTCGAGTTGGGATTGCAGTTATTCCTTGGTTTGAATATGGATTTGCTAGTTCTTATAGTCGCAATGGTGGTGAAATCATTGCTAAAAAACCAGAATGGGCAGCCCGTGATTATGCTGGGAATTTATTATCTAAAAATGGCTTTGAGTGGCTAAATGCTTTTGATATTGACGTTCAAAACTTTTTATTAAGTTTATTTTTAGAAGTAGTTAAAAACTATGAAATTGCGGGAATTCAAGGTGATGATCGCTTTCCCGCTTTACCAAGTGAAGGCGGTTATGATCTCAAAACAGTTGAGCTATATCGTCAACAATTTAATCAGCTTCCTCCTCAAGATTCTCAAGATCCACAATGGTTACAATGGCGGGCGGATATTCTTTCTAATTTTTTAACTCGCTTATATCAAGAAGTTATTAATATCAATCCTAATTTAATAATTTCTATGGCTCCGAGTGCTTATCCTTGGGGTTTGCAAAATTATCTCCAAGATTCTCAAAGTTGGGTAGAGCTTGGGCTAGTCGATTTGATTCATCCTCAATTATATCGCTATGATTTTGAAAGTTACAAAAAAGATATAGATCGAGTTTATTCTAATCAATTTACCAGCCAACAGTTACCCCACCTTATTCCTGGTATTCTTTTAAAAGAAGCAACACATCAAATTAATCCCGATGATTTAGTTCAGGCGATCGCATATAATCGTTCTCTTGGCATACAAGGAGAAATATCATTCTTCTATGAAGCTTTGCGAGAAGACAACGATGCCTTAGCTAAAATTTTAAGATCTGATATTTACTCGCAATCTCCTGGTAAATTTGACGTTAAAGCAATTAAAAAATATGGTTTCACTTCTAAAAGAATTGGCGGTAATTATACTTATATAAATAAGTCTCAACAAGTTGCTATTCAAACAAAATTTGATGAACTTGAGCCTTTTTCTGAAGGAATGGCGCAAGTAAAAATGGGTTATAAATGGGGATATATTGATAAGACAGGTAAACTTGTCAGTAGATTACAGTTCGATCAGTCCCAACCTTTTTCTGAAGGTTTCGCTTTAGTAGCAATTAAACAAAAATATGGATATATAGATAAAAAAGCAAAGTTAATAACTGCACTGCAATTTGATGATGCCAAATCTTTTTCACAAGGAATGGCTGCTGTAAAAATTGTTGACAAGTGGGGATATATTAATACTACAACTAAATTGGTAATACAGTTACAATTTAATGATGCCAAATCTTTTTTACAAGGAATGGCTGCTGTAAAGATTAATGATAAATGGGGTTATATTGATAAAGTAGGTAGTATAATAATTAAACCCCAGTTTGATGATGCTATGCAATTCTCGGAAAACTTAGCCCTAATCAAAATGGGTAATAAATTAGGGTTTATAGATCAAACGGGAAAAATTGTTATCGAACCCCAATTTTATGAAGCTGATTCTTTTTCAGAAAAGTTAGCTGCTGTGAAGATGGGTGGCAAGTGGGGATATATTAATAAATCTGGTAACTTTATAATTAACCCAGAATTTGATTTTGCTAAACCTTTTTCTGAGGGGATAGCAGTAGTTAATAATGGCGGTGAGTGGCAGCAAAGCCCAGATAAAAAAACTTCGTATTTTAGCGGTGGTAAGTGGGGATATATTCGGAATTTATTGAATTAA
- a CDS encoding type II toxin-antitoxin system PemK/MazF family toxin produces MTTINAGEFWVANIPFTTGNSSKKRPVLILWLDGEDAVCAVVTSAQPRTVTDVLLQDWSSSGLRVASTVRLSRLDCLEKSLFLAKVGTISDTDAQQIKMIWDTYIKPKF; encoded by the coding sequence ATGACGACTATTAATGCAGGCGAATTTTGGGTAGCAAATATTCCTTTTACCACTGGTAATTCTAGCAAAAAAAGACCCGTTTTAATCCTTTGGCTAGATGGAGAAGATGCTGTTTGTGCGGTAGTAACATCTGCACAACCCCGTACTGTTACAGATGTACTATTACAAGATTGGTCAAGTAGTGGATTGCGAGTTGCTTCAACAGTGCGGTTATCTCGTTTGGACTGCTTAGAGAAATCCTTATTTCTTGCGAAAGTCGGGACTATTTCTGATACTGATGCACAGCAAATAAAGATGATTTGGGATACCTATATCAAACCTAAATTTTAA